From a region of the Cutaneotrichosporon cavernicola HIS019 DNA, chromosome: 7a genome:
- a CDS encoding uncharacterized protein (Spinocerebellar ataxia type 10 protein domain), whose protein sequence is MVDTDALRAALETATNDLGAERSVRSPAFARINDAARYVATHLHEREEIEAALPVWKLCAGLWPLLADALNPSVDNGPVELATALAKLERNMLAGSVSAQVDALPSEPDIRRLIFNVTTFGRIEDPEFAELQGVLSQLLCNLVSSRGGAESEALADSVLDTWLSGRREDDVLIRLLDSGDVRANTGVLRLLINLATPARQPRLVKPPALQWLARILNRLDSWHGDSEALFDLAVMLFATFFTSGHQADLYSALAVTEETVTPSQVTLLKLLDAYLTRPHVNPSPSPSLFVIQAWRDTAAYAAASMRSGKDDARLPSVLAALVLCTEILSTVVLAVQTRTDKKEAEGGEEAMVASMKGRSGPSIIPQLVDVLAATHAFLPRIKPTPTTAEENATAAVGQMSQREIEHAFANVKRDLVRLLAVLAYNDTAVGDDVRAAGGVQLVLGLCETDERNAYLREHALFAVRNLMTGNPANQAIIAKMEPLGLVGEDGVLGPLPDKLKKSDAAAKMAGRGE, encoded by the exons ATGGTCGACACTGACGCATTGAgggcggcgctcgagacTGCAACAAACGACCTGGGGGCTGAGCGGAGCGTGCGTTCCCCCGCCTTTGCGCGAATCAACGACGCGGCACGCTACGTCGCAACCCACCTGCACGAGCG AGAGGAAATTGAAGCAGCCCTCCCAGTGTGGAAGCTGTGCGCGGGGTTGTGGCCTCTCcttgccgacgcgctcaacccATCTGTCGACAATGGGCCGGTGGAACTGGCAACGGCGCTGGCCAAGTTGGAGCGCAACATGCTGGCAGGGAGCGTGAGCGCACAGGTGGACGCCTT GCCGAGTGAGCCGGATATCCGCAGGCTCATCTTCAACGTGACGACGTTTGGGCGTATCGAGGACCCCGAGT TTGCCGAGCTCCAAGGTGTCCTCTCCCAGCTGCTCTGCAATCTCGTATCGTCTCGTGGAGGAGCGGAAAGTGAGGCGCTGGCCGACAGCGTACTGGACACTTGGCTGAGTGGGCGGCGGGAAGACGACGTCCTCATCCGCCTGCTGGACAGCGGGGACGTGCGCGCCAACACGGGCGTGCTCCGACTGCTGATCAACCTCGCGACGCCAGCAAGGCA ACCCCGTCTTGTCAAACCTCCGGCGCTGCAATGGCTCGCGCGCATCTTGAACCGACTCGACAGTTGGCATGGTGACTCTGAAGCGCtcttcgacctcgccgtGATGCTCTTCGCCACCTTCTTCACGTCCGGTCATCAGGCCGACCTCTACTCGGCTCTCGCAGTCACGGAAGAGACTGTGACGCCATCGCAAGTAACActgctcaagctcctcgacgcctACCTCACCCGTCCACATGTCAAcccatccccctcccccagcTTGTTTGTCATCCAGGCGTGGCGCGACACCGCAGCTTACGCAGCGGCAAGCATGCGGTCAGGCAAGGATGATGCTCGCCTACCCTCCGTCCTGGCTGCGCTCGTACTGTGCACCGAGATCCTCAGCACGGTTGTCCTCGCCGTACAGACACGGAccgacaagaaggaggcaGAGGGCGGGGAAGAGGCCATGGTTGCGAGCATGAAAGGCCGCTCTGGTCCCAGCATCATCCCCcaactcgtcgacgtcctcgcaGCAACGCACGCGTTCCTCCCGCGCATCAAGCCAACGCCCACAACGGCGGAGGAAAATGCCACTGCCGCTGTGGGCCAAATGAGCCAGCGTGAGATTGAGCACGCCTTTGCCAACGTCAAGCGCGACCTTGTACGTCTGCTCGCTGTGCTGGCATACAACGACACTGCTGTaggcgacgacgtgcgcgCGGCCGGAGGAGTTCAACTCGTTCTGGGACTTTGCGAGACGGACGAGCGTAACGCCTACCTCCGCGAACACGCCCTCTTCGCTGTTCGCAACCTCATGACGGGGAACCCAGCGAATCAGGCTATCATTGCCAAGATGGAGCCGCTCGGCTtggttggcgaggacggcgtgctcggccCACTGCCCGACAAGCTGAAGAAGAGTGATGCGGCCGCAAAGATGGCGGGTCGGGGAGAATAG
- the VIP1 gene encoding uncharacterized protein (Histidine phosphatase superfamily (branch 2)), with protein sequence MSAPRSPAAPGRTPTASRPNSPSKPGLGILRTLTHTPPVIREPPVVLGVCAMDVKARSKAMREILTRLNQIQGGGVEVKIFGDVVILDEDIERWPQCDVLISFFSTDFPLPKALAYTQIATRTPPISINSLAMQSLLWDRRIVLAILDHIGVPTPNRAEINRDGGPRVPRFLRQRARRDLGLILPGQKAKDEDSWDPLVVPDRWKAKRTKEDVPRAREVLLRADGDAIIVDGHVIEKPFVEKPVNGEDHNVYIYYRGGGGRRLFRKVGNKSSEYDPELYHPRTVGSYIYEEFINVDNAEDVKVYTVGPHFAHAETRKSPVVDGLVQRNADGKETRFITKLSESEDQFARDIVEAFGQRVCGFDLLRCGSRSMVIDVNGWSFVKGNQAYYDKAAEILSDVCDKARERKLAEIAAAKPDNALMPPPAEASTSTLRATVTVLRHADRTPKMKIKFTFPAHEPWAQPFLALLRGHREEIILRDPRQLNYILLAADEAAKVPGIAPEIITKLEALKEALNKKMSMPGTKAQLKPSFAKKKGADGKEKKEKKEKKDKDGGSDDEGLDETERNKRVDDWLKRGSMGNVPAGQSALSTLPPATPPAVAPGEPVPATPQMLAVLSGNTQHYGIPEGLEKMQLVVKWGGESTHAARYQARDLGDQFKKDIMIMNKDVLNNVKIYTSSERRVINTAQVFAHALLGVEGGSVTTNVTSRTGAVVPEPTGPVISHLVQRRDLLDDNNAGKEMMNAAKKKLKMLLRSGETEKRSDLAWPKGMKEPVEVVKEVIAQLTELRAIMRANYENGNVEKIPQQRWCSGDSPWLFRERWEKIFDDWVGVKQEKFDPSRVSELYDSIKYDSLHNRNFLFAVFDPKGKGLSSRAGAEHQDRRLHELYAHAKVLFDLVSPQEYGFDAEEKEEIGVLTSLPLLRKVWGDLEEAKTTGKSLACFYFTKESHITTFVHLLLASGLPFTNVRIPELDYCSHVTIELWEKSTPRNGQSVKDFSIRLSISEGAHSPAVLDSNVDARHSLTVQPRKKLTMHVDWALAEKCLSKHFDKGLTFSTTPLEGDEVYLQKTVHDEAVLPLSLSRGEDTPRGGHMSSSSSFRSTASDAGWG encoded by the exons ATGTCTGCTCCCCGCTCTCCCGCTGCGCCGGGGCGCACGCCCACCGCATCCCGGCCCAATTCTCCGTCCAAGCCCGGCCTCGGTATCCTGCGCACCTTGACCCACACTCCGCCTGTCATCCGCGAGCCGCCAGTTGTGCTTGGAGTGTGTGCCATGGACGTCAAGGCCCGCTCCAAGGCAATGCGTGAGATCCTCACCCGCCTCAACCAGATCCAaggtggcggcgtcgaggtcaagatcTTTGGCGACGTCGTAATTCTTGATGAAG ACATTGAGCGTTGGCCCCAATGCGACGTTTTGATTTCGTTTTTTTCTACCGACTTTCCACTGCCAAAGGCTCTGGCTTATACCCAGATCGCTACGCGCACCCCACCAATCAGTATTAACTCGCTTGCAATGCAAAGCCTCCTTTGGGACCGACGTATCGTGTTGGCTATCCTCGATCATATCGGCGTGCCAACCCCCAACCGCGCCGAGATCAACCGCGACGGCGGGCCTCGCGTGCCCCGCTTCCTCCGCCAAAGGGCACGGCGAGACCTTGGCCTCATCCTGCCCGGCcagaaggccaaggacgaggactcGTGGGACCCTCTCGTCGTACCCGACCGCTGGAAGGCAAAGCGCACCAAGGAAGACGTGCCGCGCGCTCGtgaggtcctcctccgcgccgacggtgacgccatcatcgtcgacggccATGTCATTGAGAAGCCCTTTGTCGAGAAGCCGGtcaacggcgaggaccACAATGTCTACATCTACTACAGgggcggtggtgggcgcAGATTATTCCGCAAG GTCGGCAACAAGTCGAGCGAGTACGACCCCGAACTGTACCACCCTCGCACGGTAGGCTCGTACATTTACGAGGAGTTTATCAACGTCGAcaacgccgaggacgtcaaggTGTACACTGTGGGCCCGCACTTTGCCCacgccgagacgcgcaAGTCGCCGGTTGTAGATGGATTGGTCCAGCGCAacgccgacggcaaggagacACGCTTCATCACCAAGCTCTCAGAGTCAGAGGATCAGTTCGCCCgcgacattgtcgaggCGTTCGGGCAGCGTGTGTGCGGCTTTGACCTTCTCCGCTGTGGCTCGCGCAGCATGGTCATTGACGTCAACGGCTGGTCGTTTGTCAAGGGTAACCAGGCGTACTATGacaaggctgccgagatTCTCTCAGACGTCTGCGACAAGGCTcgcgagcgcaagctcgcAGAGatcgcggccgccaagccAGACAACGCGCTCATGCCACCGCCAGCGGAGGCGTCGACCAGCACCCTACGGGCGACTGTCACTGTCCTCCGCCACGCGGACCGTACACCCAAGATGAAAATCAAG TTCACTTTCCCCGCGCATGAGCCGTGGGCCCAGCCGTTCCTCGCACTGTTGCGTGGCCACCGTGAGGAGATCATCCTCCGTGACCCGCGCCAGCTCAACTACATCCTGCTCGCGGCTGATGAGGCGGCAAAGGTCCCCGGCATTGCACCCGAGATCAtcaccaagctcgaggcgctcaaggaggccCTTAACAAGAAGATGTCCATGCCCGGCACCAAGGCGCAGCTCAAGCCGTCGTTtgccaagaagaagggcgccgacggcaaggagaagaaggagaagaaggagaagaaggacaaggacggtggctctgacgacgagggtcTCGACGAGACTGAACGCAACAAGCGAGTCGACGACTGGCTCAAGCGTGGCAGCATGGGTAATGTTCCCGCTGGTCAGTCTGCGCTGTCCACTCTCCCCCCTGCGACGCCACCCGCCGTCGCGCCTGGTGAACCAGTCCCTGCCACGCCTCAGATGTTGGCAGTGCTCAGCGGTAACACGCAACACTACGGCATCCCCGAGGGCCTGGAGAAGAtgcagctcgtcgtcaagtGGGGTGGAGAGAGTACCCATGCCGCGCGGTACCAGGCACGCGACCTCGGTGACCAGTTCAAGAAG GACATTATGATCATGA ACAAGGACGTACTCAACAATGTCAAGATCTACACGTCGTCCGAGCGCCGTGTCATC AACACGGCCCAGGTCTTTGCGCacgcccttcttggcgtcgagggaGGCTCGGTGACAACGAACGTGACCTCGCGCACGGGCGCTGTGGTTCCTGAACCCACGGGCCCTGTTATTTCACACCTTGTACAGCGCCGcgacctgctcgacgacaacaATGCGGGCAAGGAGATGATGAACGCCGCAAAAAAGAAGCTCAAGATGCTCTTACGCTCTGGGGAGACGGAGAAGCGTTCCGACCTTGCGTGGCCCAAGGGCATGAAGGAGcccgtcgaggtcgtcaaggaggtcatTGCGCAGCTGACCGAACTCCGCGCGATCATGCGGGCCAATTATGAGAACGGTAACGTCGAGAAGATCCCTCAGCAGCGCTGGTGTTCGGGCGACTCGCCGTGGTTGTTCCGCGAGCGTTGGGAGAAGATCTTTGACGACTGGGTCGGTGTCAAGCAGGAGAAGTTTGACCCGTCCCGCGTGTCCGAGCTGTACGACTCT atCAAGTACGACTCGCTGCACAACCGCAACTTTTTGTTTGCGGTGTTCGAccccaagggcaagggcctgtcgtcgcgcgctgGTGCCGAGCATCAAGATCGGAGACTGCATGAGCTCTATGCGCATGCCAAAGTGCTCTTCGACCTGGTGTCGCCGCAAGAGTACGGCTTTGACGCcgaagagaaggaggagattggTGTACTGACATCTCTTCCGCTGCTACGCAAGGTGTGGGGTGACCTCGAGGAAGCCAAGACGACGGGCAAGAGCTTGGCTTGCTTTTACTTTACCAAGGAGAGCCACATTACAACCTTTGTGCACCTCCTGCTTGCAAGCGGGCTGCCGTTTACAAATGTGCGCATTCCCGAGCTCGACTACTGCTCGCACGTCACGATTGAGTTATGGGAGAAGAGCACGCCACGGAATGGGCAGTCGGTCAAGGACTTTTCGATCCGGTTGTCAATCAGCGAGGGCGCTCATTCGCCTGCGGTGCTGGACAGCAATGTCGATGCT CGCCACTCTCTCACGGTACAGCCTCGCAAGAAGCTGACGATGCACGTCGATTGGGCTCTGGCCGAGAAGTGTCTTTCAAAGCACTTTGACAAGGGCCTCACGTTTTCAACAACGCCACTTGAG GGTGACGAGGTATACCTTCAGAAGACGGTGCATGATGAGGCGGTACTTCCTTTGTCGTTGTCACGGGGTGAGGACACTCCAAGGGGAGGTCACATGTCGTCTTCGAGCTCGTTCCGGAGCACGGCGAGTGATGCGGGATGGGGATAG
- the OSH6 gene encoding uncharacterized protein (Oxysterol-binding protein), with translation MGLLSQGIDALNLGSSKPKSRRTSLQGPPPPDDSAQDGSDADTSTLDKDEGNILMALISQLRPGMDLTKIALPTFVLEPRSLLERITDFFSHPDLIFGAGQEPDARVRFLRIMTFYLSGWHIKPRGVKKPYNPILNEFYRCTYYYPDGSQGYYVAEQVSHHPPISAFFYVSPKNGILVTGELKPKSRFLGNSAATIMEGEDRIRFLNRPEDGEYCISMPNTYARGILFGKMLLELGDLSTIRNDITGYNCDVDFKTKGWVSGGYNLITGKVTGPDGKSEGEINGMWSGTIDYSPKGGKKSTLFDASKSNAVAKAVLPESMQEENESRRLWAKLTDAIKTTDMIAAQTAKSAVEDRQRELRQRRAERGEPAPTPRFFVPVGDKFMPKLDVDKLPQNVDELEALVRDFIFGDRVPGPPPAGSAPPTSTPALSVEVLPVGPSSGAPAEAVPAQRETVAQAPAPTLATAASGAAAPVAAAPVAVAPVSAAPVAVAPVAVAPVVAAPVAAAPVAAAPVAAGAGATLAGGAAGPVGTAPALSPAPSNDPRRASIASTISDDEYHDAHEDFHPPGHP, from the exons ATGggcctcctctcccagGGCATCGACGCCCTCAACCTGGGCAGCAGTAAGCCCAAGAGCCGCCGCACCAGCCTCcaaggtcctcctcctccagatGACTCAGCCCAAGACGGaagcgacgccgacaccTCGACTCttgacaaggacgagggcaaCATTCTCATGGCCCTCATCTCTCAAC TGCGCCCAGGAATGGACCTGACCAAGATTGCGCTGCCCACATTCGTCCTCGAGCCTCGGTCAttgctcgagcgcatcaCCGATTTCTTCTCACACCCGGACCTCATCTTTGG TGCTGGACAGGAACCCGACGCACGTGTGCGCTTCTTGCGTATCATGACCTTCTACCTCTCTGGGTGGCACATTAAGCCGCGCGG CGTCAAGAAGCCTTACAACCCTATCCTTAACGAGTTCTACCGCTGTACCTACTACTACCCCGACGGATCCCAGGGATACTatgtcgccgagcaggTCTCGCACCACCCA CCCATCTCCGCCTTCTTCTACGTGTCGCCGAAGAACGGCATCCTCGTCACGGGTGAGCTCAAGCCCAAGTCACGATTTCTCGGAAACTCTGCCGCGACGATCATGGAGGGAGAAGACCGTATCCGCTTCCTCAACCGCcccgaggacggcgagtaCTGCATTTCC ATGCCAAACACCTATGCTCGTGGCATCCTGTTCGGCAAAatgctgctcgagctcggcgacctaTCGACGATCAGGAACGACATCACAGGCTACAACTGTGATGTCGACTTCAAGACCAAG ggaTGGGTGTCGGGTGGATACAACCTCATCACAGGCAAGGTCACGGGCCCGGACGGCAAGTCTGAAGGCGAGATCAACGGCATGTGGAGCGGCACTATCGACTATAGCCCAAAGGGAGGAAAGAAGTCGACCCTGTTTGATGCGTCCAAGTCCAACGCGGTGGCCAAGGCTGTGCTGCCCGAGTCGATGCAGGAGGAGAATGAATCAAGGCG ACTGTGGGCCAAGCTCACCGACGCGATCAAGACGACGGACATGATCGCGGCGCAGACAGCCAAGTCGGCAGTAGAGGACCGTCAGCGTGAGCTGCGGCAACGGCGAGcggagcgcggcgagccaGCCCCCACGCCTCGCTTCTTTGTCCCAGTCGGTGACAAGTTTAtgcccaagctcgacgtTGACAAGCTGCCGCAGAACGTGGACGAATTGGAGGCACTTGTCCGCGACTTCATCTTCGGTGATCGCGTACCCGGGCCACCTCCGGCCGGCTCCGCTCCGCCCACCAGCACACCGGCCTTGTCCGTCGAGGTTCTCCCGGTGGGCCCGTCCTCCGGGGCTCCGGCTGAGGCAGTTCCTGCCCAGCGCGAGACGGTTGCACAGGCTCCGGCTCCCACACTGGCGACTGCAGCCTCGGGTGCTGCGGCGCCTGTTGCTGCGGCGCCTGTTGCTGTGGCGCCTGTTTCTGCGGCGCCTGTTGCTGTGGCGCCTGTTGCGGTGGCGCCTGTTGTGGCGGCgcctgttgctgctgcgcctgttgcggcggcgccggTTGCTGCGGGTGCGGGTGCTACTCTAGCTGGgggggcggcggggccCGTGGGGACAGCCCCTGCTCTGAGCCCTGCTCCCAGTAACGATCCGCGCAGAGCGTCGATTGCGTCGACCatctcggacgacgagtaccACGACGCGCACGAAGATTTCCATCCGCCTGGGCACCCATAG
- a CDS encoding uncharacterized protein (Ribosomal protein S6), with product MPLYELFCIASHNPTSPAGLRQLIRSVATQVHGTGGVVRDLRALGAGLTLPYRMKRNQQFHERGDHFSMTFDTSPVVLKRINETLRRDPMVVRWMLTKKGAAVSQLNTAPSSTVQMLGPEDMGRY from the exons ATGCCGCTGTACGAGCTTTTCTGCATCGCCTCCCACAACCCAACATCGCCA gctGGTCTGCGACAGCTGATCCGCTCGGTTGCAACCCAGGTGCACGGTACCGGCGGTGTTGTGCGCGACCTGCGGGCCCTTGGTGCGGGGCTGACGCTTCCGTACCGCATGAAGCGGAACCAGCAGTTCCACGAGCGTGGAGA CCACTTCTCGATGACGTTTGACACGTCTCCGGTCGTGTTGAAGCGCATCAACGAGACGCTGCGCCGTGATCCGATGGTTGTGCGCTGGATGCTCACGAAGAAGGGCGCCGCTGT TAGCCAACTCAACACAGcaccgtcgtcgacggTCCAGATGCTGGGGCCTGAAGACATGGGCCGCTACTAG
- a CDS encoding uncharacterized protein (Protein of unknown function (DUF1275)) has protein sequence MLERRRDHIFRYIPKTETEGESEFDVEAQAVEVARTWHMWANESVKTSALVPALLMQALATGLLDATTYTDFKTFASNQTGNAIILTVAAVGTVSQSTTLLVRTAVSFGSFLLGAFVFGQIGFIVGVRRRTWLMISTAVQTLFLVVASILLSPHGPAATHVGARHDWAILSLFALMSGGQVAMARQSSCQELPTAPMTSTFVDFVADHYLFSSWSDPKAVSRNRRFYYVIMMIGGSFIGAVMHRYSASWIVAVIAVGIKLVALAMVALAKPDGCYGN, from the coding sequence ATGCTCgaacgccgccgcgaccacATCTTCCGATATATTCCCAAGACGGAGACTGAAGGCGAAAGCGAattcgacgtcgaggcccaGGCCGTGGAAGTGGCTCGCACATGGCACATGTGGGCCAACGAGAGTGTCAAGACGAGCGCACTTGTTCCCGCCCTCCTCATGCAGGCCCTCGCAACAGGCCTCCTAGACGCAACTACCTATACCGATTTCAAGACATTCGCAAGTAACCAGACGGGTAATGCCATCATCTTGACTGTTGCGGCAGTCGGCACGGTCTCGCAATCGACAACACTGCTTGTCCGAACGGCAGTGTCGTTCGGCTCGTTTCTCTTGGGCGCGTTCGTCTTTGGACAGATCGGCTTCATTGTCGGTGTGCGCCGGCGCACCTGGCTCATGATCTCCACAGCTGTCCAAaccctcttcctcgtcgtcgcgtccaTCCTCCTTTCTCCCCACGGGCCGGCAGCCACCCACGTCGGTGCACGCCACGACTGGGCCATCCTCAGCTTGTTTGCCTTGATGAGCGGCGGACAGGTCGCCATGGCCCGCCAGAGCAGTTGTCAAGAACTCCCGACAGCGCCCATGACATCGACATTTGTCGACTTTGTCGCCGACCACTACCTCTTCTCAAGTTGGAGCGACCCCAAGGCAGTCAGCCGCAACCGCCGCTTCTACTATGTCATCATGATGATTGGGGGCTCGTTCATTGGCGCCGTCATGCACAGGTACTCGGCGTCGTGGATCGTCGCCGTCATTGCCGTCGGCATAAAGCTCGTCGCACTCGCCATGGTCGCCCTCGCAAAGCCTGACGGCTGCTACGGCAACTAG
- a CDS encoding uncharacterized protein (Adenosine/AMP deaminase), with amino-acid sequence MPMPMPAPIADADYCRRLPKVELHAHLSGSVTPAVLQQIWADLPDHERVSLQPPLEALADPTGAQGINTFFAHFNTYIYRLLSTPESLARATRAVLIGFAEDGVVYLELRTTPRALPNASPDTGVRVVLDVIDEWNRTEKMVVRLILSVDQAKHGPKEAEAIVDLALNLRGEGKPVVGLDLCGDPAARGDITALRPAFTRARQASLPCVLHFAEIPAASSVAELNELLDWKPRRLGHAIHVPPEVVERIERENVGVEMCLSCNVLAGMLPDTETSRGIADHHFGEWWGRSVPISLGTDDIGVFGSISSEEHAHAARHFGLERPDLLELGRRAMAGALDETQRPRMEQLFREFAANEGVECPWP; translated from the exons atgcccatgcccatgcccgCGCCCATTGCCGACGCAGACTActgccgccgcctgccCAAAGTCGAG CTCCACGCACACCTCAGCGGCAGCGTGACCCCTGCCGTCCTCCAACAGATCTGGGCCGACCTCCCCGACCACGAACGTGTATCCCTCCAACCACCTCTCGAAGCGCTCGCGGACCCAACTGGCGCACAGGGAATCAACACCTTCTTCGCCCACTTCAACACGTACATCTACCGTCTACTCTCGACACCCGAGTCGCTTGCGCGTGCGACGCGCGCCGTTCTAATTGGCTTTGCGGAAGACGGGGTAGTCTATCTCGAGCTGAGGACGACACCGCGCGCCCTTCCCAACGCGTCGCCTGATACCGGAGTCCGCGTGGTCCTGGACGTGATTGACGAGTGGAACCGGACCGAGAAGATGGTTGTCCGACTCATCCTCTCTGTGGATCAGGCCAAACACGGCCCAAAGGAAGCCGAGGCGATCGTagacctcgccctcaaccTAAGAGGCGAGGGCAAGCCTGTCGTAGGGCTAGACTTGTGTGGTGACCCAGCTGCAAGGGGGGATATCACAGCTCTCCGCCCAGCCTTTACGCGCGCACGCCAAGCAAGTCTCCCGTGCGTATTGCATTTTGCCGAGATTCCAGCTGCGTCGAGCGTGGCCGAGTTGAACGAACTATTGGATTGGAAACCCAGGCGGCTGGGACATGCGATCCACGTTCCTCCCGAAGTTGTGGAGCGGATCGAGCGTGAGaatgtcggcgtcgagatGTGCCTCTCGTGCAACGTCCTCGCTGGCATGCTCCCGGATACAGAGACGAGTCGGGGTATCGCAGACCATCATTTTGGCGAGTGGTGGGGACGCAGCGTGCCGATTTCTCTCGGGACCGACGATATTGGCGTGTTTGGGAGTATTAGCTCGGAGGAGCATGCGCACGCCGCGCGGCACTTTGGACTGGAGCGGCCTGacctgctcgagcttgggcggcgggccATGGCCGGTGCGTTGGACGAGACGCAGCGCCCGAGGATGGAGCAGTTGTTCCGGGAGTTTGCGGCCAACGAGGGCGTCGAATGCCCATGGCCATAG
- a CDS encoding uncharacterized protein (Protein of unknown function (DUF1479)), with protein MSSTRTILESRPKVTGTRTKHAGDIGSVFAQFSGGTLPPHFAGLKRDLVPPEREAALVASWRRLLTRLEYVTAEIQEKGSDLIPQVQFGDLDNLAPWVEDEIRARGSVVVRGVTSEDWDTQLRSYVSSNPVTGFPKDDPQVFEVYWSRAQVGARAHPHVLKTQRWANRLYHAHEGAHVDLDTPVSYADRARIRRPGDTSFALGPHADGGSIELWEDKGYRALYEAIFSGKWEDYDAYDAGLRDNTNSNLHDAIAHCGVTRTWQGWLALSNTGAGQGTLQVYPALREATAYVVLRPFFRPLLPPEVSGYLSAENWVLDLESAAFPGATLGKTLELSAATHPHLMLDKCMVPMRTVQPGDYVLWHCGERDSSVLYIAACPLTQRNAVHLRQQRDCLERGESGPDFPAGAGEGDFVGRATAKDINGAEARRAMGLEPFDAAWGGTQGVRALRRAANHVLFSRV; from the exons ATGAGCAGCACACGTACTATTCTGGAGAGCCGTCCCAAGGTTACTGGTACGCGGACCAAGCATGCGGGCGACATTGGGAGTGTCTTTGCCCAGTTCTCGGGTGGTACCCTCCCGCCACACTTTGCTGGGCTGAAACGCGACCTCGTTCCGCCCGAGCGAGAGGCAGCGTTGGTTGCCAGCTGGCGCCGTCTCCTGACCCGCCTGGAATACGTGACGGCTGAGATTCAAGAAAAGGGATCCGACCTTATCCCCCAAGTGCAATTTGGCGATCTGGACAACTTGGCACCAtgggtcgaggacgagattCGGGCCCGTGGCTCAGTCGTTGTCCGTGGCGTCACAAGCGAGGACTGGGACACACAGCTACGGTCTTATGTCTCTTCCAACCCCGTCACAGGGTTCCCAAAGGACGACCCGCAGGTGTTCGAGGTGTACTGGAGTCGGGCACAGGTTGGGGCACGCGCACATCCCCACGTCCTCAAGACCCAGCGCTGGGCGAACAGGCTGTACCACGCGCATGAGGGCGCCcatgtcgacctcgataCACCAGTGTCGTATGCCGACCGTGCGCGTATCCGTCGACCAGGTGATACGAGCTTTGCTCTCGGACCCCACGCAGACGGTGGAAGCATTGAGCTATGGGA GGACAAGGGATACCGCGCTCTTTACGAGGCAATCTTCTCTGGCAAATGGGAGGATTACGACGCGTACGATGCGGGTCTACGCGATAACACAAACAGCAACCTACACGACGCCATCGCGCACTGTGGTGTGACGCGTACATGGCAAGGCTGGCTCGCCCTGTCCAACACGGGCGCAGGGCAAGGTACGCTCCAAGTGTACCCGGCCTTACGtgaggcgacggcgtaTGTGGTTCTTCGGCCATTTTTCCgacctcttcttcctccagAGGTGTCGGGATACCTGTCTGCCGAAAACTGGGTGCTTGACCTCGAATCTGCCGCGTTCCCAGGTGCGACACTTggcaagacgctcgagCTTAGCGCTGCGACACACCCCCACCTCATGCTGGACAAGTGCATGGTGCCCATGCGAACTGTGCAGCCGGGAGACTACGTTCTCTGGCATT gcggcgagcgcgataGTAGCGTGCTGTACATTGCGGCGTGTCCGCTCACTCAGCGCAACGCTGTTCACTTGAGGCAACAGCGCGACTGCCTCGAAAGGGGGGAGAGCGGGCCCGACTTTCCTGCCGGAGCCGGCGAGGGGGACTTTGTGGGTCGAGCAACCGCCAAAGATATCAACGGTGCCGAGGCGAGGCGTGCTATGGGCCTCGAGCCTTTCGATGCCGCTTGGGGAGGGACACAGGGGGTACGTGCGCTGCGGCGGGCTGCCAACCACGTCCTCTTCAGCCGTGTGTAG